Proteins encoded in a region of the Elaeis guineensis isolate ETL-2024a chromosome 7, EG11, whole genome shotgun sequence genome:
- the LOC105048815 gene encoding EG45-like domain containing protein: MAMEKRFVLLLAVLLGLQSLVAATPGTATYYTQYVPSSCYGYEDEGTMIAAASDAIWDNRAACGRMYSVRCTGATNEGVPHPCKDTSVVVKIVDYCPPPGCRATIDLSQEAFAAIADLNAGKIDIDYTQV; the protein is encoded by the exons ATGGCAATGGAGAAACGCTTTGTTCTGTTGCTGGCCGTGTTGCTTGGCCTCCAATCTCTCGTGGCCGCTACTCCTGGGACGGCCACCTATTACACCCAATACGTCC CCTCCTCTTGCTACGGCTACGAAGACGAGGGCACCATGATTGCAGCGGCGAGCGACGCCATCTGGGACAACCGCGCAGCATGCGGGCGAATGTACTCCGTGAGGTGCACCGGTGCAACGAACGAAGGCGTGCCCCATCCTTGCAAGGACACCAGTGTGGTGGTGAAAATTGTCGATTACTGCCCACCACCTGGCTGCCGGGCCACCATCGACCTCTCTCAGGAGGCCTTTGCTGCAATTGCTGATCTGAATGCCGGCAAGATCGATATCGACTACACACA GGTCTGA
- the LOC105048813 gene encoding LOW QUALITY PROTEIN: probable arabinose 5-phosphate isomerase (The sequence of the model RefSeq protein was modified relative to this genomic sequence to represent the inferred CDS: inserted 1 base in 1 codon) translates to MGSLPSPPPPAAGGATAAPEEASRPVIDPGELGRLFVTQRRHLDHFFDHLDLSQAAAFAQALLDAPGAVFFSGVGKSGIVAHKLSQTLASLGFARSAFLAPVDALHGDIGALFAGDLLVLLSKSGSSEXLLGLVPCARAKGACLIAVTSVEGNPLAALCDMNVHLPLQRELCPFNLAPVTSTTIQMVFGDTVVAALMVAKKLTREQYASNHPAGKIGKSLIFKVKDVMKKQEELPVCKEGDMIMEQLTELTSKGCGCLLVVDDKYHLIGTFTDGDLRRTLKANGAAIFDLTVGQMCNRNPRTISPHAMAVEAMQKMESPPSAVQFLPVVDDQNIVIGIVTLHGLVSAGL, encoded by the exons ATGGGCTCGCTTCCCTCCCCCCCGCCTCCGGCCGCCGGCGGCGCCACCGCGGCCCCCGAGGAGGCCAGCCGGCCGGTCATCGACCCCGGCGAGCTTGGCCGCCTTTTCGTGACCCAGCGCCGCCACCTCGACCACTTCTTCGACCACCTGGACCTCTCCCAGGCTGCGGCCTTCGCCCAAGCCCTCCTCGACGCCCCCGGCGCCGTCTTCTTCTCCGGTGTCGGCAAGTCCGGCATAGTCGCCCACAAGCTCTCCCAGACCCTCGCCTCCCTCGGCTTCGCCCGCTCCGCCTTCCTCGCCCCCGTCGACGCCCTCCATGGCGACATCGGCGCCCTCTTCGCCGGCGACCTTCTTGTCCTCCTCTCCAAGTCCGGCTCCTCCG GACTCCTAGGCCTCGTCCCCTGCGCCCGCGCGAAAGGGGCGTGCCTCATCGCCGTTACCTCCGTCGAGGGCAACCCCCTCGCCGCCCTCTGCGACATGAACGTCCATCTCCCTCTCCAGCGGGAGCTTTGCCCCTTCAACCTCGCGCCCGTCACCTCCACCACCATCCAGATGGTCTTCGGCGACACCGTCGTTGCCGCCCTCATGGTTGCCAAGAAGCTCACCCGGGAGCAGTACGCCTCCAACCACCCCGCCGGCAAGATTGGGAAAAGCCTCATCTTTAAG GTAAAAGACGTCATGAAGAAGCAGGAGGAGCTACCTGTCTGCAAGGAGGGAGACATGATAATGGAACAGCTTACAGAGCTGACGAGTAAAGGATGTGGATGTCTGCTTGTTGTTGATGATAAATACCATCTGATTGGAACCTTTACAGATGGTGACCTGCGACGCACACTCAAGGCCAATGGTGCAGCCATCTTCGATCTCACGGTTGGTCAGATGTGCAACAG AAACCCAAGAACAATCAGCCCGCATGCAATGGCAGTGGAAGCAATGCAGAAAATGGAGTCACCCCCATCTGCTGTACAATTCTTGCCTGTCGTTGATGATCAGAATATTGTGATCGGGATTGTCACCTTGCATGGACTGGTTTCAGCAGGCCTGTGA